The Branchiostoma floridae strain S238N-H82 chromosome 18, Bfl_VNyyK, whole genome shotgun sequence DNA window AAAATGCATTCGGCAACTACGGTCACATAGTACACagtctcctacgcagagggaccacagtcgtgtcgaaaccCCCACATAGGCGATTAGCcggttggggaccgtgcgtaggaggatgcggTCACAAAATTTCGTCTGCTTCACCGCCAATATCTTGGCTCACGATCTTGGCTCAATTTCTTTTTCATACGATCAACTTTCGGGTTTTAAGTTCTAGCGTGAAAATGTTTATGGGCAAACACACCACGCCGGCACGGATTCTCCACGACGGCCACCAGTTCCGACTGGCGCGTCGTCTGCATCACTTTCAGCAAACCCCGGTACTCGGCGGTCGTCAGATAACGTTATGATGCTTCCAccctagcatctgcttggagattagagctTTATCTGTGCAGCTGTTTCCGCTTTGTTAGACACGGTTTTGGTAATGGCTGGAACGAGCTGGGCGTGAGCAATGATCTGAGGGCGTGAGgatactatccaagcagaggttaggctgcggctgttttttaaaacgtttttaggcgtttttatcgagACATccagaaaacagcacaaaattagaaatcccgataaaaacgcaaAAAAACGGCAAAAACAGtcgcagcctaacctctgcttggagagtagcgtgAGTAATCTCCACTTCTTCTACTTTCAAAGACTATAGGGCACATTCTCGACCTTCATTCCCTCTCTGACTTCTGAcggtgcaaaaaaaaaacgacttaaAGGAACTTCACTATGCTCCTCCTCTACAAATCGTAAGATACCTTGTCCAAATTTCACCCTCATAAATCACAGAACTTGAATTACATTTTCCGTGTCTTACTAGAAGCACCTGTGGAGGGGGGGGGTCAAGACTTGCGCTGCTAGAATGATATGACCCTATTGAGGTCGTGACGGTTTTTGACTTCAGTCCAAGATTTGATCCTCGAGGGCTGTGCGTACAAATGGAACCCTTCACTGCCAAACTCTGATCCCCTTGCAAATATTCTCCCTCAGACAGcccagtctccaagcagacagaatttggccaaataaagACAACTAAGTTGCCATAGGATCTCACAGTCAGTCTTTCCAGTTATCacccggccggtcagttcactcctagacttttattcctaacttggccaaattaATTACCATTACTATtctgccaggccggagtctggtagagactactagtaGCAAATAATATCCCCCTCCAGCCCAGCGCACTTAGTCCGGTAGAGACTAATTGATGGTCACGTTCCAGGAGTGCCATTAGCGATCAATGGTAACGCAATGATTCACGGTCAACATGACCTAATATGGAGATAATTCCCGGAAAACATCGACAGACATGGACTAATATGGGCTTTCATTCATTCTTACAAAGAACATTTCTTCCGGAAATTGAGTTATCATTCAGAATTTATGACATcgcagaatgttttttttttctcaaaaaagTTGTTCGCGATTCTTCCTAACTTGTAACTTGTGCGagagttaatctccaagcagatgttaggacgGAAAATTGGTAGGtttgctacatgtaacatgtacaagAATTCCTGCACTCATGTAGTACACTGTACAAACGACACAGTCATCCgcccctacatctgcttggacattaccAGCACGATTTGTACGAGAACGTACGAATTAATTTGATTTCATGGAATTCATTTTAATAGACATATTGGCAATCTTCTTTAGCTGGTCAGTTCATAATTCAATTTTGAATAGTTGGACCGAACATGCACATCGAATTTGATTTTGGTACTAGCATTTTACTCGAGAACTGAATGATGCATTTTTATAGACTAAATGACATTTCGTAAAACCCATTACTGCACGCGGAGAAGATCTATGGTAATCTGatgaagttcaagttcaactggGGGAAGAGCAGCTCATCAGGGAGTTTAACTGGTACAGGATCGATagagatcactttcactttcctgtGACGTAATCTATCCGCACATGTCTTACATCCGACATGTCCTCGGCCAAATATGGGCAGCAGAAATGACCGACATACGGACAAATATGGAGTTATTtgaaaacacaaatacacataacgttaacaCTCAAAATACACACACTAGTACAAAAGAATGGGTAGATACACAGAATATTGTTCTTACAAGTTAGACAAGTTCCGGTACATTTTGTTGCGTCAATAAATAGTCTATTATTTTATCATTGTCATCGTCATAATCGACATGTAATACGTATACTCAACTGCAATGTTGGAGCATATGTCGTAAAGTTTgggaaaatacacacacaacTACGTACTCATAACGCAGTGCGAAACCAAGCATCCCCAAGTTATTCCAAGCGGAGATTTCggtaaagggggaggggggattctAATAGCAAAGGCCGCGATACTTTCGTTTGCCTCAGGTATTTTCCTACGCATGCTGCAATTTCGAACCCGCGCCGTCCTCGAAATCCTCTCAGGTGATATGAAGTTTCTACAACGCGGATACAGCTCTCCTTGGGAGAATACACTCCAACAGGAAAGACTTGCGACCACAGTTAGCCCACCAACCGAAACCTTGGAGAATATCTGAAATGCCTTGTATTGCGCTTCTTAAGACCCTCCCCCGGTTGCCAGCGGCGCCGAATTTCTCCCATTCACAACATAACTGTAGAAATGTCAGGAGTCAGCTATAGCCTCGCTACAAGGCTCTGCCGTTTTCATGTCGTCGTTAAAGTAATACGCCTCTTATGCGGCTGATGATGAAGTCATGAGACTTCATATCAACAGAAAAACGTCCATCGCAAAAAGTCGGAGTTTCGTCAAAGATATCAGACAATGCACCTGGTAGAATTAATGAATGATTGAAAGACAGAGAATAAATGACAATgtttgaacaaggaggttaaggttaaaaaaatacattagaCCAAACACATATCCAAGACGTCCCCGGTGAATATATAAACGTCTTATCATAGTCAACCCTTAAGGCATTCCGGTCTTATCGTAATGGAACATGGAAACACGCAGGGGACCGACTCGAAGTGTGGAGTTGGTTTTCCTAACAAAATTACAATCGCTGGTACCCGTTACGTGTCGCCGCCCTTCCCCAGCAcgataaacgtaccgtccccGCATCAAGGTCAATGTTGTACAATAAGAAAATACATGACGTAATCGATGCCGTGAGTGCTCTCCCCCAACCCGGAAGTGCCATACGTGCGCCGAGCCGAGTGCCGAAATTTCCCCTTTAAATCTTCTTCGGAAGTAGCTTTCACGGGAATGAGTCGACCTATTCACTCTATATTTTAACTCTGGAGTAATTCTTTTCCACTCAGTTATAgagaattgttgttgttgttgtccttatcttacgtctattatttcgcaaGACGCCGTCTCTTGGTGCTGGATATCAAACTCTTGGCTCTCATTTGAGTCGCTGCCGTGAGAAATGTTATTATGACTTTCCACCCAAACACTAGCTAAGAGGTTTACACTTCGGAAGCCCGGAAGCCCAAACTGACATGTGTTTAACATGCAGACATAACGCAGCTGGTACTGAACATAGCCCTACCCAGGAAACGGTTACGGTTGTTGTTGTACATCCAACTGTTCAATTTGTCATGAATttcttcttcgtcgtgtcatGAACTAAgcccaacaaaacaaaacaaaacggtTCCTTTAGTTTTATTTCTCGGCCGAGAAAATGATCACCCGATATGTTTATGTTCATGCAATGTTGAATGgttgaatggtttatttgtagaCAGAACTGCAAAGGCCAGTGAAATGTTTAcaaacaccaaggaggttatatcactcTTATTATcaaggttataacctccttgcaaacacagacacaaacacccCACTACATACGAACTTATGTCTTGGCTTCTTCCGTTGACCTCCCTTTGGAATTAGCAGGAAGAGCTTCCTCCATTTATTCTTGCACAGTAGCTAGAAACCAGGTACTCATATTACGTCTCTAATAATATCTATACGCCTATCTCTTTCACTACACCTGCCAGATCAATTTCCCTTTTACTACACCTGTCGCAGCACTTTCCATTTCACCTCACCTGCCCTATAGTAATATTCATCCCATTAACCACACCTGACGCAACACGTTCCATTTCACCTCACCTGTcaacaacatttttcctttcACCTCACCTGTTACAACACTTTCCCCTTCACTACACCTGCCACAACACTTTCTCTTTTCACCCACCTGACGCCTGCACTTTCTCCCCTAAGTCGGCCCGTCCCAAGTCAGTCAGGAGGTCCGTAAGGTACTGCAGATTGCCCTTCCCGAAATGCCCCTCCTTCTCCAACTTCTTGAAGATGTCTTGGGCCAAGTCGTCGTCCGAGACGGGATCTTGAAGTTCTAAAGAAGACACTCTCTTCTTCAAGGCTTTTGTTTCCTTCCATTCTAAGGACTGCGCGACCTCCGTGTACAGAGCGTCTAAGAAGTCTGAATCGTCTTCCATGTTTCAGCTGCCAACAACATGGCTCCTCAAAGCAGGAAGGGATCGTCTCAAACAAGTAATAACTACTGCTACCGAAATTTCAACGTTTCAGCTGACTCGTCTAAACAGGAAGGACGCGTTTCAAACAAGTAATATAACTAATAAGTAATGCTACCGAaatctttaatgtctttgaatCTCCATGTCAACAATTCGCCATGGGCCCTCAAAATAGGAAGGGCTCGTCTAAAACAAGTAATAATTACTGCTACCAATATTCCTATGTTTCAGCCTCCAGCAACATGGCTCCTCAAAACAGGAAGGGCTCGCCTCCAAGATGTAACAACTACAGCTGCCAAAATCTGTATGTTTCAGCCGCCAGCATCATGGCATAACTGGAAGGGTTCGGCTCAAAGaatatcatataaaatataGAAACTACCGACATCTCAAAACAGGACGGGAGGGTCGCAAATATTCAGCAGCTACTGCTACCAACATCTCCTCAAAACAGAACGGACGCGTCTCAAATCACCAACACCTACTTTTAACACCATCTCTTTAAAACATGACGGGCTCGTCTCAAATACATAATCTGCATACTACAGACATCCCCTCAAGACAGGAAGGGAGTGTATAACATTAACAACATCTGCTCCTTCATTACTCaaaataaaagataacaaaacctatatttctatatcaataaatttattttctaccaaacatgtaaatatgtacacatattgtgataatgatgattggtttattcaggAAACATATACACTATGTACAAGGCCTCGCAGGCAACCTCAGTTACCTGAATTATGCTTGTGCATATATAACATGATCacacttttgaaaaaacaacatagtTTAAAAGCTTAATTACAGAATTAGTTTAAAACTCAGCatataaatagaatacaattgCCTGATAGAGTGGCACACAATAGTAATGTAGCTGTTCGAATGTCCAAATAGTCCATAGTCCATAACATTTAAGTGTTGTTCAGCAGCTGCACCATGTACGGAATCGGGCTTCGGGATAATGCATTAGATGTATGACATGCAATAATGTATCTATTTGTTTACTCATCTATTATGTCATATCTTTCCACAGCAGTGGATGGTATGGTAAAACAAACGTTCCTTGTCTAGTAAGTCACCTTTTGTAGGTCCACcccaaaaatagaaataaacatgtttgttttcccCACCATGTGCATGTGCAAGCGTTTCCTATCAATTTTCAACAGAAATGCCTTCGCACCACTATAGCTAGACAATAGTTTCAATAGTTTTATTCTGAAAATCAGCCTCGCAGCATGTACAAAACAAGCTAGACAGTTGCCCCGGTGAAAAAAAAGCTGTAGAAACTGTAACAAAATACTATACAAACAACTAGGTTCAAGACTCTGACGTCATTAAGGTGTTGTCAAAACTTTGCTTGAATGGCAGAAGCGACACCTATTATGCAGGATAAAAAGTGCAGCCTCTAGCCTGCACcgcatggatcaaaagcgccgtATAATCTACTAGCGGTTTATATCAGTACTACAGTCCAGAATATGTTACGACTTCGCCattgattttggaaactttgaCAACATTCTTATGTCCCCTTTGCTGTTTAATAGTTGCTAAGAATAACCCCGATCGGTGATGAATGAGAATTGGCCATAAGCAGACGTGAAAGTTCTAAAAATCGCTCCGTAGTAACTTTTAGCGGGAATAATCAACACACGCAGTTAACAACTATGACATGGATTAAATCTCGTTTCTGAGTGTTTTCTGTTATCATAGTTGACTAGGATCattgtaaagaaaatgaaattacaCCCTTAAGTGCCAGTATAATAGTTTTATGAGCTACATGGAGACAAAAACACAcagttgtggggaggggggcattcagaccaaggtcaacgacctctagggcTTTTCATGCCAGTGTTTGATGCTGCACTTTGAAACTAAATCGCTAGAGGCCGCTGTGGTGTGGTGTAGTTTTGGCGGGAAAGATCAACACACGCAGTTTGGGTACAAAACATGGATTATTTGCAATTTCAGGCAAAACCTGTAATCCAGAATTGTTACATAAGTTAGTACAACAAGAAATCACATACTGATGTGCTTTTCCGATCCTGTTGTAAGCTATATTTGCGAGATGGAGACAAAAACACacttctgtggggaggggggctagtCAGACCGAAGATcaccgaggtcaacgacctttaGGGCTTTTTATCCATGTTGGATCTTGCACTTTGTTCAACACTCGCAGCTGTCAAGTTGTTGCAGTTGTTGAAATAAAAGTGTTATGCTGCTTGGACTATCGCATCAACGTTGTTGTCGTCAAGGCAGGTGGGGAGGGCGTGCATCGTCTGACAAACTTTCCATTGTGAAACGAACGCATTTCGGGCCAATTGCTAACCAAGGATCACAGTATGAACAGCCTTTGAGGTCATTTAGGGACCAATCATATCACCATAGCCTTAATAACAcgcacaaaacggaccaaatgACACTTATTTATGGTAAGGCGAAAACATGTGCTTCATATTCACGCCGCTGGAGGGCGCTGCTAGACCGTGTACTTGTACTTGGTGTTACGTGTTTTCACACCATGCAGCAGCGGCCTCTACCGATCCATATCTAAAGTGCAAGCCCATATATCTTTCACTATGTATTGACCTCTAACCTGTAGTTCGACGAAAGTCACGAAACCCAGGCCAGGTTTCGCGGCGATATCTCGCTCTGTTCTACACGTTTTGAGCTGAGATTGCGGGTGAAAATGGGACCTGTTTTGATGAAGTTGACTTTGACGTGGAATTCGGACAGACTCTGAGGCGGACAAAGTTAGAAGGCGCTGTCTTGCtcgactgaagatggtatgcaTAAaatttttggggaggggggcaactgAGTTGTCGCTAGTGTTGAATACCTGAGGTCTTAGGATGCCTGCAGATGAAATGTAGACTAATCGAGGCAATAGTAAAGGCCAGAAGACATAATATTACAGAATTATATTAAAGATTGTTCTCGTCCATCTCACAAAATGTCGAAAATTGCAAGCTTAAGTGATGGGCATGACACCACAAATATTCATCATAAGTCCATAACAATATCTGTAATTTGCAGAGAGTGAcattaatcatcatcattaatatCAATTAACATTAATATTCTCACTTAATCCATTGTATGTCTTGGAAACATTCTGACTCAGGCTCCAGATCTTGCCAAGATGGACCTCGGTAACCGTGGTgatggtaaccatggtgacaaaCTGGTGCAGAGAATTATGTTGATACTGATGCTGTTTTCGGCTTACCTACATGTAATGCTATAAAGGGACATCAGATGCAGCCTACCTCCCTTACCAAATAAGGTGTGCACAAGGCAGGTACGGAAATAAACTTTACAATCTTACTCTTAACATAATTCCTTCAGGAACCCAATCAAGACATTTTACTGACCAGTTTATTCAAATTGTTTTGCAGCCAAATATGGCtgaattgcacaacaattgacAATTCATTGGCATAACATTGAACTTTTGAAAACGTTTGGCAATTTACACAAGAAATTAAACGTCTTTTATCTACCTGTTAAACTATTTTGTATCCATAGTACAATGCAAAaccttcttccaacacaaaggtatgcacggatcaaattttcaacaatctgtttttgtatctgtatacattgtataattctaCGAGACTGGAAGATTAACTCAATCTTGAGCTAAATGGCATCccaataaactcaactcaaccAGTCACCTTCTTCACGATCAATACAATACTGATACTATTTTGTATTATGCGCCCAGATGTCTaataaccttcatcaacatacttAAATTAAAActgtaaataaaaaattaaaTTAAACATAAAAATATGACATTAGTTATGAACTTTGGTTTCAGTTCAGAACGATGTCCCACTCTGTGACCTCCTGGATTCTGTACCGAGTTCCCCCCACTTTGTAGTTCTTCTCGTTGCCGCTAGGGGGCCTCGGCTTTGTCAGCTGGCTGGGGTTGTCTGACCCACAGAACTTACACGGGTCTTTTTCACCCAGGTTATCGGAGAAGTACATCTGAGTCACAAGGGTCCGCCGACGTGGGGCGGTCACTCTgaaagagggagggagggatagATTTCTTGCTATGCAATCCGAGACCGCCACACTAACCCACATAGTAGTCCATGTAACCCCCACACTAACCCACATGCATGACCCAATTAGTAACCCATGCAAAGCCAGGTGCATACCTGAAGTGCACATGTACAGGGCACATCAGCCACCAGCCAGACCCATACAAGCTTGCCTGGCCCACATAACCCACATATATAATTACCCACTCTAACCAAGATGATAACCCACATAACCTGAATAACCCAGCTTGTGCGTACCTGAAGTGCACGTGTACCGGGCGCACCAGCCCGACCCATACAAGCTTGCCTGGTCCACATAACCCACATAATTACCTACTCCAACCCAGATGGTAACCCACATAACCCAGGTGCATACCTGAAGTGCACGTGTACCGGCCTTGCCTGCCACCAGCCTGACCCGTACAAGCTTGCCTGGCCCACATAACCCACATAACGACCCACATAACCCAGGCACGTACCTGAAGTGCACGTGTACCGGCCTTGCCTGCCACCAGCCCGACCCGTACTTGCCCGGTCTGACGGTCAGGAAGCTGAACCTCCCCTGGGCGTCCGTCCGGACCTTCCCGCGGCAGAAGCTGGGCCTGTCGGGGTTGATTTTGTAGCTGGGAAAGGAGGAAGGGGGGAGTTAATACGTAACAATCTTGTGTAGGTTTTGAGGGAAGTTCTGAAAATAGTGATGGCTTCAACTTCATTGCTCTGAATATGCAAGTTATCATGCAATTCAACAAATAAACCAGAAACATAACCGTTGGCAAAGAAGCACCCTTAATCTATATTTGCGTGAAACCGATACAGACTACCGGCCacctctgaccaatcaggtcaggcctaggaaaaaaaatgttgtgtttcctgtttccctaccttccctagaaaaacctgccgaccctagacttttttttgggtgggcagtggagtcacatagcttccagttagaatttttattcagcctgcttcctattgaagtaaaaacagtctacttgtcctatctaatgaaggattaatgtatctattgtgcacaaaatcaaagtttgacattgaaagacaagtgtcctcatacatttcagtttcctttgttcaactgtattgtaatatgtatcactagatttttggctagcctaaaaaaaagtacaaaaaaaaaaaagatatcccctacctaccgaccctaattttttcaggactaaaacaggaaacacaaaattttttttcctaggcctcacGCAATGTACTAGTAGTCTTCAATCCCGTCATGTCAACTTGAAGAGGATCAGAGAATTGATGGAAAGCATGGTAAGAGCTTTACATTGTGGGAGGAAATATTGCTTAGAGTATCTATAATAGAAACCACCTTGTTGGAGTAAACGAGTTGTTATCTTGGTCACATGACTCTCATGACCAATGGGCACCAGGTCGAACTCACCATCCAGCGGGGTCGGCTTGCCACACCTCCAATGTTGCCTTGGCAACCGCAGAACATCTGGAGTCTCTCACctagaagggggggggggggaggacaGACAGGTGTGATGAGTGAATATGGATAGTTCAATCTATTCACACAGTATTAGCTATATGCAGTATATATAgatgttttatatatattttcttgTATGAGTGATTCTTTGCTTTTTTTCAGGTGCATATCTTTGTTTGCTACAGTTGTACTAACCGCTCCCTTGACCAGCAGGTAGGGCCCACCCCGGCACACCACACACTGTTGTGGCACTATAGTTACTATAGGTACCACTGTTGTTACTGACCGTTCCCTTGACCAGCAGATAGGGCCCGCCCCGACACACCACGCGCTGGTGCGGCACTCCCCGCAGGTAGTACGGGCCCTGCACATCCCTGGGGGTGGGGCTGCAGCCTGCAGCCAtggaaacagaaacaaacaaacaaacaaactcattaAAAACATTTCTGGTAGTAAGGTACAGCCTAACCAGCGTGAACCTACTGTACCGCTGCTGGAAACCCGGTATGAAGACTAGTCAACAGCTGCTCACCTGTGTGTCAGTGACCCACGCAGCAGTACAATCAAATCCTGGATACTTAACTATCAAGTACTACTACTGCAGCATGTATTAAAGGACTCTTAGGGTGGCTGAGGAGTACTGACAATAATATCTGCAGTTCATAAGTGTGGATTTTATTCAAGGAAGTACCTCATGGTACTTATTTTGATAATAATCTATGCAAAGCTGCATGACATCACAACGATGTCATCAAGAGNNNNNNNNNNNNNNNNNNNNNNNNNNNNNNNNNNNNNNNNNNNNNNNNNNNNNNNNNNNNNNNNNNNNNNNNNNNNNNNNNNNNNNNNNNNNNNNNNNNNNNNNNNNNNNNNNNNNNNNNNNNNNNNNNNNNNNNNNNNNNNNNNNNNNNNNNNNNNNNNNNNNNNNNNNNNNNNNNNNNNNNNNNNNNNNNNNNNNNNNNNNNNNNNNNNNNNNNNNNNNNNNNNNNNNNNNNNNNNNNNNNNNNNNNNNNNNNNNNNNNNNNNNNNNNNNNNNNNNNNNNNNNNNNNNNNNNNNNNNNNNNNNNNNNNNNNNNNNNNNNNNNNNNNNNNNNNNNNNNNNNNNNNNNNNNNNNNNNNNNNNNNNNNNNNNNNNNNNNNNNNNNNNNNNNNNNNNNNNNNNNNNNNNNNNNNNNNNNNNNNNNNNNNNNNNNNNNNNNNNNNNNNNNNNNNNNNNNNNNNNNNNNNNNNNNNNNNNNNNNNNNNNNNNNNNNNNNNNNNNNNNNNNNNNNNNNNNNNNNNNNNNNNNNNNNNNNNNNNNNNNNNNNNNNNNNNNNNNNNNNNNNNNNNNNNNNNNNNNNNNNNNNNNNNNNNNNNNNNNNNNNNNNNNNNNNNNNNNNNNNNNNNNNNNNNNNNNNNNNNNNNNNNNNNNNNNNNNNNNNNNNNNNNNNNNNNNNNNNNNNNNNNNNNNNNNNNNNNNNNNNNNNNNNNNNNNNNNNNNNNNNNNNNNNNNNNNNNNNNNNNNNNNNNNNNNNNNNNNNNNNNNNNNNNNNNNNNNNNNNNNNNNNNNNNNNNNNNNNNNNNNNNNNNNNNNNNNNNNNNNNNNNNNNNNNNNNNNNNNNNNNNNNNNNNNNNNNNNNNNNNNNNNNNNNNNNNNNNNNNNNNNNNNNNNNNNNNNNNNNNNNNNNNNNNNNNNNNNNNNNNNNNNNNNNNNNNNNNNNNNNNNNNNNNNNNNNNNNNNNNNNNNNNNNNNNNNNNNNNNNNNNNNNNNNNNNNNNNNNNNNNNNNNNNNNNNNNNNNNNNNNNNNNNNNNNNNNNNNNNNNNNNNNNNNNNNNNNNNNNNNNNNNNNNNNNNNNNNNNNNNNNNNNNNNNNNNNNNNNNNNNNNNNNNNNNNNNNNNNNNNNNNNNNNNNNNNNNNNNNNNNNNNNNNNNNNNNNNNNNNNNNNNNNNNNNNNNNNNNNNNNNNNNNNNNNNNNNNNNNNNNNNNNNNNNNNNNNNNNNNNNNNNNNNNNNNNNNNNNNNNNNNNNNNNNNNNNNNNNNNNNNNNNNNNNNNNNNNNNNNNNNNNNNNNNNNNNNNNNNNNNNNNNNNNNNNNNNNNNNNNNNNNNNNNNNNNNNNNNNNNNNNNNNNNNNNNNNNNNNNNNNNNNNNNNNNNNNNNNNNNNNNNNNNNNNNNNNNNNNNNNNNNNNNNNNNNNNNNNNNNNNNNNNNNNNNNNNNNNNNNNNNNNNNNNNNNNNNNNNNNNNNNNNNNNNNNNNNNNNNNNNNNNNNNNNNNNNNNNNNN harbors:
- the LOC118405496 gene encoding chlorocatechol 1,2-dioxygenase-like, which produces MFAFFSFLLVGCTLCLQVSAQQGTNETVAVTTVAMTIVAVTAGTDREVPLGAESVVLPCRYTGREGAPPSVRWWKEPETPGQPRTEVYDVTNDLAHDGYLGRAEVVDQASLRLLKVTLADAGTFVCTVEGDGGYAEGFVRLGVQGCSPTPRDVQGPYYLRGVPHQRVVCRGGPYLLVKGTVRDSRCSAVAKATLEVWQADPAGCYKINPDRPSFCRGKVRTDAQGRFSFLTVRPGKYGSGWWQARPVHVHFRVTAPRRRTLVTQMYFSDNLGEKDPCKFCGSDNPSQLTKPRPPSGNEKNYKVGGTRYRIQEVTEWDIVLN